A genomic stretch from Hymenobacter psoromatis includes:
- a CDS encoding antibiotic biosynthesis monooxygenase, with product MLLRIVRLPLLPEQVPDFLMLFRQSEARIRQQPGCQHLELWQDADQPHIYCTYSHWADAEALNAYRRSALFGEVWPATKRLLAAPAQAFSVVRAG from the coding sequence ATGCTGCTTCGCATCGTTCGCCTACCCCTGCTGCCCGAGCAGGTGCCCGATTTTTTGATGCTCTTTCGCCAGTCCGAAGCCCGCATCCGGCAGCAGCCGGGCTGCCAGCACCTGGAGCTGTGGCAGGATGCCGACCAGCCGCATATTTACTGCACTTATAGCCACTGGGCCGATGCCGAGGCCCTGAACGCCTACCGCCGCTCGGCGCTTTTTGGCGAGGTGTGGCCCGCCACCAAGCGGCTGCTGGCGGCCCCGGCGCAGGCCTTCTCGGTGGTTCGGGCGGGGTAG